The following are from one region of the Leptospira selangorensis genome:
- a CDS encoding MerR family transcriptional regulator has protein sequence MSKFLSISEISEITNFSPYTLRYYEKVGILRKPERMHGKDRKYSEKEIRHLKGIKALKEMNMSLDDIKEFFLEGCILDKVESGENFKPPLNKRIRILETHLQKLEQKKKDLESMIRLAKSKLKEYETLLKKE, from the coding sequence GTGAGCAAGTTTCTAAGTATTTCGGAAATTTCAGAAATCACAAATTTTAGTCCTTATACTCTTCGTTATTACGAGAAGGTCGGCATCCTGCGCAAGCCGGAACGGATGCACGGGAAAGACCGGAAATATTCAGAAAAAGAGATACGACATCTTAAGGGGATCAAGGCTTTAAAAGAGATGAATATGTCCTTGGACGATATCAAGGAATTCTTCTTGGAAGGATGTATTCTGGATAAGGTAGAAAGTGGAGAAAATTTCAAACCACCTTTAAATAAGAGGATCCGTATCCTGGAAACTCATCTGCAAAAACTAGAGCAAAAGAAGAAGGATCTAGAATCGATGATCCGACTCGCAAAATCGAAATTAAAAGAGTATGAAACTCTTTTGAAAAAGGAATAG
- a CDS encoding DMT family transporter yields the protein MSSIRPYLYLVFFALITGTTFHVAKEALTFFSPSLAGALRFVFATLFLFLFVLITDRKLLKVSRRNLIVFVSLGIIGVFGFNFFFFIGMKKASPMNAAIVIAASPAIAIFLSYFLLKTKIKFQHYLGTLISFLGVILVISDGSMTALLNAFHGEGILPILIAASCWSFYSVGMKKYIPGVSTIQTTAFTALFGTIALLILTLINGDWNTEFTVIPNSAWLAILYMAGLSTFLGYLCWNYGIQAVGPDKAVIFGNLIPVIAMLTSWVLGETPNVYDLGGALLVIVGIFIVNAKLQWAKFDRKVEVSK from the coding sequence ATGTCATCTATTAGGCCATATCTTTATCTTGTATTCTTCGCCTTAATTACTGGGACTACATTTCATGTAGCTAAGGAGGCGCTTACCTTCTTCTCACCTAGTTTGGCTGGAGCTCTTCGTTTTGTGTTCGCAACCCTTTTCTTATTTTTATTCGTGCTCATTACTGACAGAAAGTTATTAAAAGTAAGCAGAAGGAATTTAATCGTATTCGTTTCACTCGGGATCATCGGAGTTTTCGGATTCAATTTTTTCTTCTTTATTGGAATGAAAAAAGCCTCTCCTATGAATGCGGCAATCGTGATTGCTGCTAGTCCTGCGATTGCGATCTTTCTCTCTTATTTTCTTTTAAAAACAAAAATCAAGTTCCAGCATTATCTTGGGACTTTGATCTCTTTTTTAGGCGTTATACTTGTCATTTCTGATGGCAGTATGACTGCTCTTCTAAATGCATTTCATGGAGAAGGGATACTACCTATCCTGATCGCAGCCTCTTGCTGGAGTTTTTACTCAGTAGGGATGAAGAAGTATATTCCGGGAGTTTCCACAATCCAAACAACCGCATTTACAGCGTTATTCGGAACCATTGCTTTATTGATCCTAACTTTGATCAATGGAGATTGGAATACTGAATTCACAGTCATTCCTAATTCAGCTTGGTTAGCGATCCTTTATATGGCCGGATTAAGTACCTTCTTAGGATATCTATGTTGGAATTACGGCATCCAAGCAGTAGGTCCTGATAAAGCGGTCATTTTTGGTAACTTGATCCCGGTAATTGCAATGTTAACTTCTTGGGTTTTAGGGGAAACTCCTAACGTATATGATCTTGGCGGTGCCTTGCTTGTAATCGTCGGTATCTTTATAGTAAACGCAAAGTTGCAATGGGCAAAGTTTGATCGAAAAGTAGAAGTTTCTAAATAA